One genomic segment of Parus major isolate Abel chromosome 10, Parus_major1.1, whole genome shotgun sequence includes these proteins:
- the CFAP161 gene encoding cilia- and flagella-associated protein 161 has protein sequence MASYRLGVRMGNWLEEEYAQQELLRDFIRKREQGQLLIQRLAKLQENIFKRVELSVSSDGFVHFGDTVLLMNPDKKSSDLEGTSEEKEPEMRGDVTLAVDMEEISLYKDEPLQVSRGLSAVKSVEPIGRNAFCIVSVDGSAVGEPLRYGQNFVLGTKGGVSDKLFYLASDHKTFKDFAKKSRLQKVYLTSELSYLTFWQAKSLNPQLRLEREGFPVPAETKIIITHCYTNRNLAVPRTFSVWSHFGREFEVICHNYLDSHRVEDDKNYWVIITGNPSPEDGTMFDRPQAFPEGYKRNEFHEKTENVKAQDYSQERLMRF, from the exons ATGGCCTCCTACAGGCTCGGGGTCCGCATGGGGAACTGGCTGGAGGAGGAGTACGCGCAGCAG GAACTCCTGAGGGATTTTATCCGTAAGAGAGAGCAAGGACAACTTTTAATACAGAGATTAGCAAAACTTCAAGAGAATATTTTCAAGAGG GTAGAGCTGTCGGTATCTTCTGACGGATTTGTTCACTTTGGAGACACCGTGTTGCTTATGAACCCAGACAAAAAATCCTCggatttggaagggacctcgGAGGAGAAGGAGCCCGAAATGCGTGGTGATGTGACTCTGGCTGTCGACATGGAGGAAATATCCCTGTACAAGGACGAACCCCTGCAGGTCTCACGTGGACTTAGTGCAGTCAAGAGCGTGGAGCCCATAGGTCGAAATGCTTTCTGTATTGTAAG TGTTGATGGAAGTGCAGTGGGTGAACCACTTAGATACGGGCAAAACTTTGTTCTTGGGACAAAAGGAGGGGTTTCTGACAAACTG ttttatcTGGCAAGTGACcacaaaacatttaaagatTTTGCTAAAAAATCTCGCCTTCAGAAAGTATATTTGACATCTGAGCTTTCCTATTTGACTTTCTGGCAAGCTAAGTCCTTGAATCCACAACTGCGTCTTGAACGTGAAGGATTTCCAGTTCCT gcagaaactaaaattattattactcATTGCTACACCAATCGCAACTTAGCCGTTCCAAGAACCTTCAGTGTGTG GTCTCATTTTGGAAGAGAATTTGAAGTTATTTGTCACAATTATCTCGACTCCCACAGAGTTGAAGACGATAAGAATTACTGGGTGATAATAACAGGAAATCCTAGTCCTGAAGATGGTACAATGTTTGACAGACCCCAAGCTTTCCCAGAAGGGTATAAGAGGAATGAGTTTCATGAAAAGACAGAGAATGTAAAAGCCCAAGACTACAGCCAGGAGAGGTTGATGAGATTCtaa